From the Hyphomicrobiaceae bacterium genome, the window TCATACCACCGACGAGTACGACCTCGTCGATTTCCGCAGCCTTGAGGCCCGCATCCTTCAGCGCCTTTTCGCAAGGCGCCTTGGTGCGCTGGATGAGATCGTCAACGAGGCTTTCGAGCTTAGCGCGCGTCAGCTTCATCGTGAGATGCTTCGGGCCGGTCTGATCGGCGGTGATGAACGGCAGGTTGATTTCGGTCTGCTGGGCGCTCGACAGCTCGATCTTGGCCTTTTCAGCAGCTTCCTTCAGACGCTGAAGCGCGAGCTTGTCGTTCTTCAGGTCAATTCCCTGTTCCTTCTTGAACTCGTCAGCCAGATAGTTGACGAGCTTCATATCGAAATCTTCACCGCCAAGGTGGGTGTCGCCGTTGGTCGACTTCACCTCGAACACGCCGTCGCCGATCTCAAGGATCGAAACGTCGAACGTGCCGCCGCCCAAGTCGTAGACAGCGATGGTCTTGGCGTCTTTCTTCTTGTCGAGGCCGTAGGCGAGCGCGGCCGCCGTCGGCTCGTTGATGATTCGCAGCACTTCGAGCCCGGCGATCTTGCCGGCGTCTTTCGTCGCCTGGCGCTGGGCATCGTTGAAGTAAGCGGGAACCGTGATGACGGCCTGCGTCACCGGCTCGCCGAGCTTGGCTTCAGCCGTTTCCTTCATCTTCTGCAGGATGAAGGCCGAGATCTGCTGCGGAGAATACTGCTTGCCGTGGCTCTCAACCCAGGCGTCGCCCGTGGGCCCCTTCACGATCTTGAAGGGCACAAGCTTCTTGTCCTTCTCGGCCTCCGGGTCGTCGAAGCGACGGCCGATGAGGCGCTTGATGGCAAAGAACGTGTTGGTGGGGTTGGTGACGCCCTGGCGCTTTGCAGGCAGGCCGACGAGCCGTTCGTCGTCGGAGGTAAATGCAACAATGGACGGCGTCGTGTTCGCGCCTTCCGCGTTCTCTAAAACTTTCGGCTTCCCGCCTTCCATAACGGCAACGCAGGAATTCGTCGTACCAAGGTCTATGCCGATTACTTTACCCATTAGTATCAATCCTTCTTCGGTTGCGGCAGACCGACTGGCCCCACGGCAATCTTCACCAATGACACCCTGTCATACATGACGACCGCCGTCTTGGGCGACCAGCACGCTGAACCTTATTTCAAGGCCTCCAGCTTCAGTCCCCAGGATTTGGATATCCTATGTAGCGGATATATAAGCAGGCTTTCGGGCGCTGCAACGGTCGCGTGACGACAGGTCGAATGTCTCCTCAAAGGCTTCTTTGCACATTGTCCGTGAACGAGACAATCTGCAAAGCGCAGTCATTTCCGAATGTTATGCAAGAGATCCAGAAGGCCCCATCGCCGTTGTCAGTAGCCGGCGCCCCGCGTCGGATTTCGAAAGGCGCTTGGTCACACCCATTTGGCTGGTCCGCGGTCATCATAAGCTTGATCCTCAGCCCTGAATTTATAGGCGTCAGCCGTCATTGGCTGGCGGTGGCTCGCTTGGTGCCGTTTCGGCTGGCCGTGCGACTTTAGGGCCGCCGCGCGAAACGACCACCATCGCCGGCCGCAGGCAACGATCATCGAGCAGATAGCCGATCTGGTAGACCTGAAGCACGGTTCCTGACGGCACCGTGGCGTCGTCACGCTCCATGACCGCCTGATGGAAGTGGGGGTCGAAGGCCTGTCCGGTCGGTTCGATCGGCTTCACGCCGTGACGCTCGAGCGCGCCACGATAATCGCGCTCCGCCAGCACAACGCCATCCAGCAATGATTTCAAGGCGGGGTCTGCCGCAACCGCTTCTTGCGGAACGGCTGCGATGGCGCGCTGGAAGTTGTCACCTACGGTGAGAATATCCTTAGCGAACTTGCTGATCGCGTAACGGGCCGTCTCTACCTTCTCTTTTTCCAGCCGGCGGCGCACGTTCTCCATCTCGGCGACGGCACGCACGTACTGGTCCTGCTTGCTGGCAACTTCGGCGGTTTTCTTATCCAGCTCGCCTTGCAGGGCTGAAATCATCTCGCGCAGTTGCTCGGGGCCTATAAGGCCTTCCAGTCCCGCCAGATCGTCCCCCTGAGACGCCGCTTTTGGGCGCTCGCCAGACGTAGCTTGCGGTTGCTGCGGGGGTTGATTCTTTTCGTCGCTCATCGGTTCTCCGGATGAAAGGCCACTTGGGGGCCCGATATCGGCCTGTGCGCCGCAAAAATCAAGTCGCCCCTGGTTACACGTCGCAGGAGCGGCCTGTGAGGCTGACGCATCTCGCGATCGGCTTTTGCCGCCGCCCACGGCCTTTTCAAGGAATGATGCGGCTAATCAGTTTGGCTGTGTAATCAACCATGGGAATGATACGCGCGTAATTGAGCCGCGTCGGGCCGATCACACCCAGGACGCCGACGACGCGCCGGGTCTGATCACGGAACGGCGCCACCACCAAAGATGAGCCCGACAGCGAAAAAAGCTTGTTCTCAGAGCCGATGAAAATGCGCACGCCATCGGCATTTTCGGACGATCCGAGCAGATGGACGATCTCACGTTTCTCTTCCAGATCGTCGAAAAGCTGGCGGATACGCTCCAGATCTTCAGCAGCCGTGAGGTCTTTGAGCAGGTTCGCTTGTCCGCGCACGATGAGGCTCTTGCGGTCGTCAGTCGAGCCAGACCATTCCGCAAATCCGGCCGTGATGACCTTCTGCGTCAGTTGGTCGAGTTCGGCTTTGGCTTCCTTAAGGCTCTTTTCGATGGCAATTCGCGCTTCAGGCAGCGTCAGGCCGCGCGTATGCGTGTTGAGGTAATTGGACGCCTCTTGCAGCGCGGAGGGCGGAATGCCGGCGGGAAGCGGAATAATCCGGTTCTCGACGTTCTGATCTTCGTCAACGAGGACGACAAGGCCCTTGCCCGGCTCCAAGGGCACGAACTCGATATGTTTCAGCCGCGCGACCTGCTTTTCCGCCAAAACCACGCCCGCGCAGTGCGACAGGCCCGAGATCATTTCGCCCGCTTCGCTTAGCAGCTGATCGACCGACTTTTCACGTTGAAAGCCGATTTGGGACTCGATCTGCTTTCTTTCGTCCTGCGAGATATCACCGACTTCGAGCAGACCATCGACAAACATCCGTAGGCCGAGCTGGGTCGGCAGGCGACCCGCCGATGTGTGTGGCGATATGATAAGGCCCAGATGCTCAAGGTCCGACATAACGTTGCGGATGGAAGCGGGCGACAGGCTCATGGGCAGCGCACGCGACAGGTTGCGCGAACCGACCGGTTCGCCCGTCGCAAGGTAGCTTTCAACGATGCGCCGCAGAATGGTGCGCGACCGTTCATTCAGCTTGGCAAGCTCGTTTCCGCCGTTGATCATGGGCACTCGAGGTTCAGGCAATGACACGAGGATGGACCATTAAAGGGACAATGCGCCCCCTCGTCAAACGCCATCGCTCGGAAGGCTAAGCAACTCTATCGCTCTGAAGCAGTTGGCAGTTTCCCAACTTCCCGCAGCTCGCGATTGCGCAACTTGGCCCAAGAAGCCGTCTATTGCGCCTTTCCGGTTGAAGGCGGGGGGCGGCTTCTTTAGGGTCGCGCCGAATTTACCCCTTCAGATCCAGATCCCAGGAGTCTCATGCGACCCTCCAAGCGAAAGCCCGACGAATTGCGCCGTGTATCTATAGAGCGCGCCGTCTCCAAGCATGCCGAGGGCTCATGCCTGATAAAGTTCGGGGATACGCATGTTCTGTGTACCGCAAGCCTGGAAGAGCGTTTGCCACCTTGGCTCAAGGGCCAGGGACGCGGCTGGGTAACGGCAGAGTACGCCATGCTGCCGCGCGCGACATCCGAGCGTACCCGCCGCGAAGTGACGGTCGGCCATGCGTCGGGCCGCACTCAGGAGATCCAACGTCTGATCGGACGTGCCATGCGTGCAGTTGTCGATTTGACCAAGCTTGGCGAACGCCAGATCTCCATCGACTGCGATGTGATCCAAGCCGACGGCGGCACGCGCACCGCCGCGATTACCGGGGCCTGGGTGGCGCTGCATGATTGCATCCAATGGATGAAGATGCGCGACATGGTGAAGGATGGCGCTCTGCGCGATAGCGTCGCCGCGGTCTCTTGCGGCCTCTACAAGGGAGAGCCCGTGCTTGATCTGGACTACGCCGAAGACAGCAACGCTGACGCCGACGCCAATTTCGTCATGACCGGAACGGGCGGCATCGTGGAAGTCCAAGGCACTGCGGAGACGATACCTTTCACCCAGGAGCGATTCGACCAGCTCATGCTTCTTGCTAAGAAGGGCATCGGGGAGCTGGCGCAATTGCAAAAGCTCACCGTGGGTTGAGGCACGAAACAGGCAAGTCGTGGCGGTATCGCTGGACCGGCATTGGTCTGGATGACACGCCGCCACGGCATCAATTGATGTGCAAACGATCCGGCGAGACGAAAGGAGCTGTTTTTGAAACCCTCCAGCGTTCTTGAAACCGTGATTTATGCGCAAGACCTCGACGCAACTGAAGCATTCTATCGCGACGTTCTCAGCCTTGAGCCGGTATCGAAACTCGCCGGCCGGCAATTGTTCTACAGGCTTCAGTCTCAGATGTTGCTCATCTTCAATCCGGACACCACCCTCATTCCTCCGCCCGCCGACGCAAAACTTCCGGTTCCACCCCACGGGGCAAAGGGCGAAGGGCATGTCTGCTTCAGCGCCAGCGCTAACGAGATTAGTCGATGGCGCGCGCACCTGGAGAGCAAAGGCGTGACAATCGAAGCGGATTTCGAATGGCCCGGTGGTGGGCGATCGATTTATTTCCGTGATCCTTCGGGCAACGCCTTGGAGTTTGCCGAACCGCGCATTTGGGGACTGTGAGATCAGCCGCATCATGAATCAACTGCAGCGCGGAACGCGCATTGTCGTCGCCAGCCATAACCCCGGCAAAGTGTGGGAAATCCACCAGCTCATCGCGCCTTACGGCCTCGATGCAGTTTCCGCCAGCGATCTTGGCCTTGCCGAGCCAGAGGAGACCGAGACGACCTTCGAGGGCAATGCCAGACTCAAGGCGATGGCAGCGGCGAAAGGATCGGGACTTCCTGCACTCGCGGACGACTCAGGTTTAGAGGTGCAATGTCTGCGTGGCGCTCCGGGCATCTATTCGGCGCGTTGGGCTGGACCTGGCAAGGACTTCGGTGTCGCCATGAAACGTGTGGCCGACGAGATCACCGCGCGAAGCGCCTGGACAGGATTTGGGTCGGCATCCAAAGGCCCGCGCGCGAATTTCACCTCCGTTCTGTGTCTCGCCTGGCCCGACGGCGAAGCCCGGCTGTTTGCCGGTCAGGTCTTCGGCTATCTCGTTTGGCCACCGCGTGGCGGGAACGGGTTCGGCTACGACCCTATGTTTGTCGCGGATGGCGAGGACAAGACCTTTGGCGAGATGGAGCCGAAGGAGAAGTACGCCATTTCTCACCGCACGCGCGCGTTCGCCAAGTTCAAATCGGAGTGTCTTGAGCACGTCGGCGCGGCAGACCGCGCGCCTGCGCCCGGGCGTGATCTTGCGGCCTTGTCGGCTGCGGCTGCTAACCTCTCCACGAAGGAGGAGCTGTTTCGGTTTCTCGCAAGCCTACGCGAGGATCTGGCGGGCAACAGGGACGCCTGGGCTGTTTGCGACCTCGATGCTTATCTTGCGGCGATTCAAGGCTATTTCAACGATGATGACATCAAAGAC encodes:
- a CDS encoding VOC family protein codes for the protein MKPSSVLETVIYAQDLDATEAFYRDVLSLEPVSKLAGRQLFYRLQSQMLLIFNPDTTLIPPPADAKLPVPPHGAKGEGHVCFSASANEISRWRAHLESKGVTIEADFEWPGGGRSIYFRDPSGNALEFAEPRIWGL
- the dnaK gene encoding molecular chaperone DnaK, with protein sequence MGKVIGIDLGTTNSCVAVMEGGKPKVLENAEGANTTPSIVAFTSDDERLVGLPAKRQGVTNPTNTFFAIKRLIGRRFDDPEAEKDKKLVPFKIVKGPTGDAWVESHGKQYSPQQISAFILQKMKETAEAKLGEPVTQAVITVPAYFNDAQRQATKDAGKIAGLEVLRIINEPTAAALAYGLDKKKDAKTIAVYDLGGGTFDVSILEIGDGVFEVKSTNGDTHLGGEDFDMKLVNYLADEFKKEQGIDLKNDKLALQRLKEAAEKAKIELSSAQQTEINLPFITADQTGPKHLTMKLTRAKLESLVDDLIQRTKAPCEKALKDAGLKAAEIDEVVLVGGMTRMPKVQQIVKELFGKEPHKGVNPDEVVAIGAAIQGGVLKGEVKDVLLLDVTPLSLGIETLGGVFTRLIDRNTTIPTKKSQVFSTAEDSQGAVTIRVSQGEREMAADNKLLGQFDLVGIPPAPRGVPQIEVTFDIDANGIVHVSAKDKATGKEQSIRIQASGGLSDADIDKMVKDAEAHAAEDKKKRELVEARNQAEALVHGTEKSLAENASIPAVAAIKDEVETAIAAVKTAITGEDTEAIQSAVTALTQAAMKIGEAVYTAKGGAEGMQAGEDGETKSESGDDVVDADFEEVKDDKKKSA
- the grpE gene encoding nucleotide exchange factor GrpE translates to MSDEKNQPPQQPQATSGERPKAASQGDDLAGLEGLIGPEQLREMISALQGELDKKTAEVASKQDQYVRAVAEMENVRRRLEKEKVETARYAISKFAKDILTVGDNFQRAIAAVPQEAVAADPALKSLLDGVVLAERDYRGALERHGVKPIEPTGQAFDPHFHQAVMERDDATVPSGTVLQVYQIGYLLDDRCLRPAMVVVSRGGPKVARPAETAPSEPPPANDG
- the hrcA gene encoding heat-inducible transcriptional repressor HrcA, translated to MINGGNELAKLNERSRTILRRIVESYLATGEPVGSRNLSRALPMSLSPASIRNVMSDLEHLGLIISPHTSAGRLPTQLGLRMFVDGLLEVGDISQDERKQIESQIGFQREKSVDQLLSEAGEMISGLSHCAGVVLAEKQVARLKHIEFVPLEPGKGLVVLVDEDQNVENRIIPLPAGIPPSALQEASNYLNTHTRGLTLPEARIAIEKSLKEAKAELDQLTQKVITAGFAEWSGSTDDRKSLIVRGQANLLKDLTAAEDLERIRQLFDDLEEKREIVHLLGSSENADGVRIFIGSENKLFSLSGSSLVVAPFRDQTRRVVGVLGVIGPTRLNYARIIPMVDYTAKLISRIIP
- the rph gene encoding ribonuclease PH; its protein translation is MRPSKRKPDELRRVSIERAVSKHAEGSCLIKFGDTHVLCTASLEERLPPWLKGQGRGWVTAEYAMLPRATSERTRREVTVGHASGRTQEIQRLIGRAMRAVVDLTKLGERQISIDCDVIQADGGTRTAAITGAWVALHDCIQWMKMRDMVKDGALRDSVAAVSCGLYKGEPVLDLDYAEDSNADADANFVMTGTGGIVEVQGTAETIPFTQERFDQLMLLAKKGIGELAQLQKLTVG
- the rdgB gene encoding RdgB/HAM1 family non-canonical purine NTP pyrophosphatase, with the translated sequence MNQLQRGTRIVVASHNPGKVWEIHQLIAPYGLDAVSASDLGLAEPEETETTFEGNARLKAMAAAKGSGLPALADDSGLEVQCLRGAPGIYSARWAGPGKDFGVAMKRVADEITARSAWTGFGSASKGPRANFTSVLCLAWPDGEARLFAGQVFGYLVWPPRGGNGFGYDPMFVADGEDKTFGEMEPKEKYAISHRTRAFAKFKSECLEHVGAADRAPAPGRDLAALSAAAANLSTKEELFRFLASLREDLAGNRDAWAVCDLDAYLAAIQGYFNDDDIKDEEPRWRTVAKALLAASVKDKS